From a single Streptomyces sp. NBC_00377 genomic region:
- a CDS encoding thiamine pyrophosphate-binding protein produces MTHDHDLVLRPTQAQTDAALNPPAGRNGGDLVVETLAGLGATTVFGLPGQHALGVFDALRRSALRYIGLRVENNAGFAADAYGRITGEAAPLLLSTGPGALTSLAALQEAAAASAPVLAISSQIPTPGLGGGRHGYLHELPDQSASFRGVVKSVHQVRTPSQIPSAIEAAWKSALTVPHGPVWVEIPQDVLLAQTSIPVVTGGDAFPDELAPRPELTAVAAHLLSHAERPAIIAGGGVVRSDASGKLKRLAEVLRAPVVTTPGGKGAFPWEHPLSLRSWIEDRYTTDFLEDADVLLVVGSGLGELSSNYHTFRPRGRVVQIEADLGKLESNHPALGIHADARLALQALLETVRERHDETAPDRVRELLVRVAERIDAQELTLEQDLLASIRRALPADSPSFWDMTILAYWAWSAFDAKGPNLLHSAQGAGGLGYGFPAALGAAAADPTRPVLAVSGDGGALYSIAELATARQYDLNVTWLIVDDGGYGILREYMTDAFGESTATELTRPDFVALAESFGVPGVRTSPGTLEADLANALAAPGPSVLVLPAVLRMFAPTHLS; encoded by the coding sequence GTGACCCACGACCACGACCTGGTGCTTCGCCCGACGCAGGCGCAGACCGACGCCGCTCTGAACCCGCCCGCCGGCCGCAACGGCGGGGACCTGGTCGTGGAGACGCTGGCCGGACTCGGCGCGACCACCGTCTTCGGTCTGCCCGGCCAGCACGCGCTCGGCGTGTTCGACGCGCTGCGCCGCTCCGCGCTGCGCTACATCGGCCTGCGAGTGGAGAACAACGCCGGGTTCGCGGCGGACGCGTACGGCAGGATCACGGGCGAGGCGGCCCCGCTGCTGCTGTCGACGGGCCCGGGCGCGCTGACCTCGCTCGCGGCGCTCCAGGAGGCGGCGGCCGCTTCGGCGCCGGTGCTGGCGATCAGCAGCCAGATCCCGACCCCCGGCCTGGGCGGCGGCCGTCACGGCTATCTGCACGAACTCCCGGACCAGTCGGCCTCGTTCCGGGGTGTGGTGAAGTCGGTCCACCAGGTCCGCACCCCGTCACAGATCCCGTCCGCCATCGAGGCGGCCTGGAAGTCCGCGCTGACGGTTCCGCACGGCCCGGTGTGGGTGGAGATCCCGCAGGACGTGCTGCTGGCGCAGACCTCGATCCCCGTTGTGACCGGCGGCGACGCCTTCCCCGACGAGCTGGCGCCGCGCCCCGAACTGACGGCGGTGGCGGCCCATCTGCTGTCCCACGCCGAGCGCCCGGCGATCATCGCGGGCGGCGGAGTCGTCCGGTCCGACGCGTCGGGGAAGCTGAAGCGACTTGCGGAGGTGTTGCGGGCCCCGGTGGTCACCACGCCCGGCGGCAAGGGCGCGTTCCCCTGGGAGCACCCCCTTTCGCTCCGGTCCTGGATCGAGGACCGCTACACCACGGACTTCCTGGAGGACGCGGACGTCCTGCTGGTGGTCGGCTCCGGCCTGGGTGAACTGTCGTCCAACTACCACACGTTCAGGCCGCGGGGCCGGGTGGTCCAGATCGAGGCCGACCTCGGCAAACTGGAGTCCAACCATCCCGCCCTGGGCATCCACGCGGACGCGCGGCTGGCACTCCAGGCCCTCCTGGAGACGGTGCGGGAGCGGCACGACGAGACGGCGCCCGACCGGGTGCGCGAGCTGCTCGTGCGGGTCGCGGAGCGCATCGACGCCCAGGAACTGACCCTGGAACAGGACCTGTTGGCGTCGATCCGCCGGGCCCTGCCGGCCGACTCCCCGTCCTTCTGGGACATGACCATCCTGGCCTACTGGGCCTGGTCGGCCTTCGACGCGAAGGGCCCCAACCTCCTGCACTCCGCCCAGGGCGCCGGCGGCCTCGGTTACGGCTTCCCGGCGGCGCTGGGCGCGGCGGCGGCCGACCCGACCCGCCCGGTGCTCGCCGTGTCCGGCGACGGCGGCGCCCTGTACTCGATCGCCGAGCTGGCGACGGCCAGGCAGTACGACCTGAACGTCACCTGGCTGATCGTCGACGACGGCGGCTACGGCATCCTGCGGGAGTACATGACCGACGCCTTCGGCGAGTCCACGGCCACCGAACTGACCCGCCCGGACTTCGTGGCCCTGGCGGAGTCGTTCGGGGTACCGGGGGTGCGGACGTCCCCGGGCACCCTGGAGGCGGACCTGGCGAACGCGTTGGCCGCGCCCGGTCCTTCGGTGCTCGTCCTCCCGGCGGTGCTGCGGATGTTCGCGCCCACGCATCTCTCCTAG
- a CDS encoding maleylpyruvate isomerase N-terminal domain-containing protein: MSEAHGASVPGPGPTPVPGPVTADDVRDAVRLAVEALREAEAADWDARAGSLEWTRRETVEHLADDLFAYAAQLGVPGGPADTEVPFVWRAERPGGPANVIFADRAAGVDGPVRVLEACGALLASMVRTTPATVRAHHVFGASDPEGFAAMGVVETLVHLHDVAEGLAVRWEPDAGLCDRVLARLFPDAPAGTDRWPTLLWATGRAELPGHARLERWRWYGAPRG, translated from the coding sequence ATGTCGGAAGCACATGGAGCATCGGTTCCCGGTCCCGGTCCCACTCCCGTTCCCGGTCCTGTCACCGCCGACGACGTGCGGGACGCGGTCCGGCTGGCGGTGGAGGCACTGCGGGAGGCCGAGGCGGCGGACTGGGACGCCAGGGCCGGTTCCCTGGAGTGGACTCGCCGCGAGACCGTCGAGCATCTGGCCGACGACCTGTTCGCCTACGCGGCCCAACTCGGCGTGCCCGGCGGGCCCGCGGACACGGAGGTGCCCTTCGTGTGGCGCGCGGAGCGGCCCGGCGGGCCGGCGAACGTGATCTTCGCGGACCGTGCGGCCGGGGTGGACGGACCGGTGCGGGTGCTGGAGGCCTGCGGGGCGCTGCTGGCCTCCATGGTGCGGACCACGCCGGCGACGGTCAGGGCGCACCACGTCTTCGGGGCCTCGGACCCCGAGGGGTTCGCCGCCATGGGCGTCGTCGAGACGCTGGTGCATCTGCACGACGTCGCCGAGGGGCTCGCCGTCCGGTGGGAGCCGGACGCCGGTCTGTGCGACCGGGTGCTGGCGCGGCTCTTCCCGGACGCCCCGGCGGGCACGGACCGGTGGCCCACCCTGCTGTGGGCCACCGGCCGGGCGGAACTCCCGGGCCACGCGCGCCTCGAGCGATGGCGCTGGTACGGCGCTCCCCGCGGGTGA
- a CDS encoding endonuclease I family protein, producing the protein MLATRIRRWKSVALATTAVLVGLSAPALTATPAAATTTAYDSTYYKNAVGKTGTSLKSSLHTIISANVSKISYSAVWNALKVTDQDPNNSSNVILLYSGVSRSKSLNGGDVGDWNREHVWAKSHGDFGEVTGPGTDLHHLRPADVQVNSIRGNLDFDNGGSAVTNGGGSTVDSDSFAPRAADRGDVARMILYMAVRYEGDDGFADLEPNEKVGNGSNPYMGKLSVLKAWNEADPPSAFEEKRNQVIYDTYQHNRNPFIDHPEWVEAIW; encoded by the coding sequence ATGCTGGCGACACGCATACGCCGATGGAAGTCGGTGGCCCTTGCCACCACTGCCGTCCTGGTCGGCCTCTCCGCGCCCGCGCTCACCGCGACCCCCGCCGCGGCGACCACGACGGCATACGACTCGACGTACTACAAGAACGCGGTCGGCAAGACGGGTACGAGCCTGAAGTCGTCCCTGCACACGATCATCAGCGCCAACGTCTCGAAGATCTCGTACTCCGCGGTCTGGAACGCCCTGAAGGTCACCGACCAGGATCCGAACAACAGCAGCAACGTGATCCTGCTGTACAGCGGTGTCTCGCGCAGCAAGTCCCTCAACGGCGGCGACGTCGGCGACTGGAACCGCGAGCACGTGTGGGCCAAGTCCCACGGCGACTTCGGCGAGGTGACCGGTCCCGGCACCGACCTGCACCACCTGCGCCCCGCGGACGTCCAGGTCAACAGCATCCGCGGCAATCTCGACTTCGACAACGGCGGCAGCGCGGTCACCAACGGCGGCGGCAGCACCGTCGACTCGGACTCCTTCGCGCCGCGCGCGGCGGACCGGGGCGACGTGGCACGCATGATCCTCTACATGGCCGTGCGCTACGAGGGTGACGACGGCTTCGCCGACCTGGAGCCCAACGAGAAGGTCGGCAACGGCAGCAACCCCTACATGGGCAAGCTCTCCGTCCTCAAGGCGTGGAACGAGGCGGACCCGCCGAGCGCCTTCGAGGAGAAGCGCAACCAGGTCATCTACGACACCTACCAGCACAACCGCAACCCGTTCATCGACCACCCGGAGTGGGTCGAGGCGATCTGGTAG
- a CDS encoding glycosyltransferase family 39 protein, with protein sequence MTSATDPLPHPTAPSAVSPDWAPPSTSATAPPTPPPDRAPRWSLPALIAIMVLAAVLYSWNLSGSSLNSFYSSAVYSGTQNWKAWFFGSLDAGNFITVDKPPFALMVMGLSCRAFGFGTWQMMLPEVAAALGTIWILHSSVKRAFGHASAAVAALVLALTPITVAINRDNNPDTILVLLMVAGAALALRATRDDRLLPLLGSAVCFGLAFNTKMLQGYIALPAVFGVYLYASRLGWKKKAVNLALAAVALAVASFWWATAVSLVPADDRPYIGGSTDGSAWDLIMGYNGLGRVLGGEGNGGGGGGGASFAGTAGIGRMFNDVLGGQISWLIPFAGIALVAGLVLRGRAPRTDPTRAALVLWGGWLVLHYLTFALAEGTMHPYYTTALAPGIAALCGGGGVMLWRAFRGGDARWSWVLPAGLAVTGVWAVVLLRRATGWNTWLWPAVAVLTVLAIAGLSALRSASSGTRVRLLGASVAAAVVAALAGPTAYAASPAFGSAGGMMGGTNPTAGPSTGGGMGGPGGGGGRGGFGGGGGRGGFGGGPGGQAAGGTQQGGQAGGEFPGGGNGQMTPGGGTGELPQGGGNGGAPSGGQGGQQGGTNGKFPGGAQGGESGTAPGGGPGGGTGGGGMGGGGGMGGADSELISYLEKHQDGATWLIAVSNSQSAGQLILSSRKPVISMWGFTGSDRAMTLARLKELVKKGELHYIQLGGGGMGGNSSLNQEITAWVQKNGTAVKASEYGSTSSSASGSAAASGSQTSGSQTSDADVSGTDTSAQSNQSTIYRLDASDVS encoded by the coding sequence GTGACATCTGCCACCGATCCTCTCCCCCACCCGACCGCGCCCTCCGCCGTCTCCCCGGACTGGGCACCGCCGAGCACCTCCGCGACGGCTCCGCCGACGCCCCCGCCGGACAGGGCGCCTCGCTGGTCGCTGCCCGCGCTGATCGCGATCATGGTCCTGGCGGCGGTGCTCTACTCCTGGAACCTGTCCGGGTCGAGCCTCAACAGCTTCTACAGCTCTGCCGTCTACAGCGGCACGCAGAACTGGAAGGCGTGGTTCTTCGGCTCACTGGACGCCGGGAACTTCATCACCGTCGACAAGCCGCCGTTCGCCCTCATGGTCATGGGCCTGTCCTGCCGGGCCTTCGGGTTCGGCACCTGGCAGATGATGCTGCCGGAGGTCGCGGCGGCGCTGGGCACGATCTGGATCCTGCACTCCAGCGTGAAGCGGGCCTTCGGACACGCGTCCGCCGCCGTCGCGGCTCTCGTGCTCGCGCTGACGCCGATCACCGTCGCCATCAACCGCGACAACAACCCGGACACGATCCTCGTCCTGCTGATGGTGGCCGGCGCGGCCCTCGCCCTGCGCGCCACGAGGGACGACCGGCTGCTGCCGCTCCTCGGCTCCGCGGTGTGCTTCGGACTCGCCTTCAACACCAAGATGCTCCAGGGCTACATCGCCCTGCCCGCCGTCTTCGGCGTCTACCTGTACGCGTCGAGGCTCGGCTGGAAGAAGAAGGCCGTGAACCTGGCGCTGGCCGCCGTGGCACTGGCCGTCGCCAGCTTCTGGTGGGCGACGGCCGTGTCCCTGGTGCCCGCCGACGACCGGCCGTACATCGGCGGTTCGACCGACGGCAGCGCCTGGGACCTGATCATGGGCTACAACGGCCTGGGCCGGGTCCTCGGCGGCGAGGGCAACGGCGGGGGCGGTGGGGGCGGGGCCTCCTTCGCCGGGACCGCGGGCATCGGCCGGATGTTCAACGACGTGCTCGGCGGCCAGATCTCGTGGCTGATCCCGTTCGCGGGCATCGCGCTCGTCGCCGGCCTGGTGCTGCGCGGCCGCGCCCCGCGGACCGACCCGACCCGCGCCGCCCTGGTGCTGTGGGGCGGCTGGCTGGTGCTGCACTACCTGACCTTCGCCCTGGCCGAGGGCACGATGCACCCGTACTACACGACCGCGCTGGCCCCGGGAATCGCGGCGCTGTGCGGGGGCGGCGGCGTCATGCTGTGGCGCGCCTTCCGCGGCGGCGACGCCCGCTGGTCCTGGGTGCTGCCCGCGGGCCTCGCGGTCACCGGCGTCTGGGCGGTCGTGCTGCTGCGGCGCGCCACCGGCTGGAACACCTGGCTGTGGCCGGCTGTCGCGGTGCTCACGGTCCTCGCGATCGCGGGCCTGTCCGCCCTCCGGTCCGCGAGCTCCGGCACCCGGGTCCGGCTGCTCGGCGCGTCCGTCGCCGCGGCGGTCGTGGCGGCTCTCGCCGGTCCGACGGCGTACGCCGCCTCGCCGGCCTTCGGTTCGGCCGGCGGCATGATGGGCGGCACGAACCCGACCGCGGGTCCGTCCACCGGCGGCGGCATGGGCGGTCCCGGCGGCGGTGGCGGCCGGGGCGGCTTCGGCGGCGGTGGCGGCCGGGGCGGCTTCGGCGGCGGTCCCGGCGGCCAGGCGGCCGGCGGCACCCAGCAGGGCGGCCAGGCCGGCGGCGAGTTCCCCGGCGGCGGCAACGGCCAGATGACGCCGGGCGGCGGCACCGGCGAACTCCCGCAGGGCGGCGGCAACGGCGGCGCACCGAGCGGCGGCCAGGGCGGCCAACAGGGCGGCACGAACGGGAAGTTCCCCGGTGGCGCCCAGGGCGGCGAAAGCGGCACGGCTCCCGGCGGCGGCCCCGGCGGGGGCACGGGCGGCGGCGGTATGGGCGGTGGCGGCGGCATGGGCGGCGCCGACAGCGAGCTCATCTCGTACCTGGAGAAGCACCAGGACGGCGCCACCTGGCTGATCGCGGTCTCCAACTCGCAGAGCGCGGGCCAGCTGATCCTCAGCAGCCGTAAGCCCGTCATCTCCATGTGGGGCTTCACCGGCAGCGACCGGGCGATGACCCTCGCCAGGCTCAAGGAACTGGTGAAGAAGGGCGAGCTGCACTACATCCAGCTCGGCGGCGGCGGTATGGGCGGCAACAGCAGCCTGAACCAGGAGATCACCGCCTGGGTGCAGAAGAACGGCACGGCGGTGAAGGCGAGCGAGTACGGCTCGACGTCGAGCTCCGCGTCCGGTTCGGCTGCCGCGTCCGGCTCGCAGACCTCCGGCTCGCAGACCTCCGACGCGGATGTCTCGGGCACGGACACCTCGGCGCAGAGCAACCAGTCGACGATCTACCGGCTGGACGCCTCGGACGTGAGCTGA
- a CDS encoding serine hydrolase, translating into MTHRISGRRRLLGAGLTAGILMAGVAGAAPAEAATPTVTCTSSKAGLAAKLKKDITAALATRKGTVAVGLYDRTNGTTCTLRASTAYDSASVVKVTVLSALLWDAQKTRRALTSREKTLATAMITKSDNASTSTLWKQLGLTKIKNFLAAAKMTQTKPGANNYWGLTQITVTDEQKLLKLLTARNTVLTDASRAYVNTLMGQVISSQRWGTPYGRPAGVSWHVKNGWLSRATQGWRVHSVGTFKGGGHDYVMTVLTHGNTTMDYGITTIQGVAKVIHRDLAAS; encoded by the coding sequence ATGACTCACCGGATCTCTGGACGCAGAAGACTGCTCGGTGCCGGGCTCACCGCCGGCATCCTGATGGCCGGCGTGGCCGGCGCCGCCCCCGCCGAAGCCGCCACCCCCACCGTGACCTGCACGTCCTCCAAGGCGGGCCTCGCGGCCAAGCTGAAGAAGGACATCACCGCCGCACTCGCGACTCGCAAGGGCACGGTCGCCGTCGGCCTCTACGACCGCACCAACGGCACCACCTGCACCCTGCGCGCCTCCACCGCCTACGACTCCGCCAGTGTCGTCAAGGTCACCGTCCTGTCCGCGCTGCTGTGGGACGCGCAGAAGACCCGCCGAGCGCTGACCAGCCGGGAGAAGACCCTCGCCACGGCCATGATCACCAAGTCGGACAACGCCTCCACCTCGACCCTGTGGAAACAGCTCGGCCTGACGAAGATCAAGAACTTCCTTGCGGCCGCGAAGATGACGCAGACCAAGCCGGGCGCGAACAACTACTGGGGCCTGACCCAGATCACCGTCACCGACGAGCAGAAACTGCTGAAGCTGCTCACCGCCAGGAACACGGTCCTCACCGACGCCTCGCGCGCCTACGTCAACACGCTGATGGGCCAGGTCATCTCCTCGCAGCGCTGGGGCACCCCCTACGGGAGGCCCGCCGGGGTCAGCTGGCACGTCAAGAACGGATGGCTGTCGCGCGCCACGCAGGGCTGGCGGGTGCACAGCGTCGGCACGTTCAAGGGCGGCGGCCACGACTACGTCATGACCGTCCTCACCCACGGCAACACCACGATGGACTACGGCATCACGACCATCCAGGGCGTCGCCAAGGTCATCCACAGGGACCTGGCCGCCTCCTGA
- a CDS encoding esterase-like activity of phytase family protein: MRLRTVLATLTAGLAAAGTLTAAGPANARPATNTVTDKAVAVATPTAGPAATGHACSPAVSLDHFSDALDKTAFDGTFVGNLSALAVERDGSLAAVSDRSSLFRLDAKTLAPTSVVPLADERGAALDSEGLAVDRDGSRLITSETEPSVRRYSRDGRILERLPVPSSLLVAPAGRATSNQTFEGLTLLPGGHTLLASMEYAVSGDSAGIVRFQTWRRHHGRFALSAQYGYRTDSGLGVPEVQALPDGRLLVLERGFTAGVGNTVRLYLADPRHATDTAGIANLTGQDDVRLIGKTLLTDLVTCPSQGATAGQPQPNPLLDNIEGMAVTGREKGRVEVLLVSDDNQNAVQTTRFYFLRVRVTR; the protein is encoded by the coding sequence ATGCGCCTGCGAACCGTACTCGCCACCCTCACCGCCGGCCTGGCGGCGGCCGGCACCCTCACCGCCGCCGGGCCCGCGAACGCCCGCCCGGCCACGAACACGGTCACCGACAAAGCCGTGGCCGTGGCCACGCCCACGGCCGGGCCCGCGGCAACCGGTCACGCCTGTTCACCGGCCGTCTCCCTCGACCACTTCTCCGACGCCCTCGACAAGACGGCCTTCGACGGCACCTTCGTCGGCAACCTCTCCGCGCTCGCCGTGGAGCGGGACGGCTCCCTCGCCGCCGTCTCCGACCGCTCCTCCCTCTTCCGGCTGGACGCGAAGACCCTCGCCCCGACGTCGGTCGTCCCGCTCGCCGACGAGAGGGGCGCCGCGCTCGACAGCGAGGGCCTGGCCGTCGACCGGGACGGCAGCCGCCTGATCACCTCCGAGACCGAGCCGTCCGTGCGCCGCTACAGCCGTGACGGCAGGATCCTCGAACGCCTCCCGGTACCGTCCTCCCTCCTCGTCGCCCCCGCCGGCCGCGCCACCTCCAACCAGACCTTCGAGGGCCTGACCCTCCTCCCCGGCGGACACACCCTCCTCGCGTCGATGGAGTACGCGGTCTCCGGCGACAGCGCGGGCATCGTCCGCTTCCAGACCTGGCGGCGGCACCACGGCCGGTTCGCGCTCTCGGCCCAGTACGGCTACCGCACCGACTCCGGCCTCGGCGTCCCCGAGGTCCAGGCCCTGCCCGACGGCCGCCTCCTGGTCCTGGAACGCGGCTTCACCGCCGGCGTGGGCAACACGGTCCGCCTCTACCTCGCCGACCCCCGCCACGCGACGGACACCGCCGGCATCGCGAACCTGACGGGGCAGGACGACGTACGCCTGATCGGCAAGACGCTCCTGACGGACCTCGTGACCTGCCCGTCACAGGGAGCGACGGCCGGACAGCCCCAGCCGAACCCGCTGCTCGACAACATCGAGGGCATGGCGGTCACGGGCCGGGAGAAGGGCCGGGTCGAGGTCCTGCTGGTCAGCGACGACAACCAGAACGCCGTCCAGACGACCCGCTTCTACTTCCTGCGGGTACGCGTCACCCGCTGA